Proteins encoded within one genomic window of Bradyrhizobium sp. CB1717:
- a CDS encoding DUF5076 domain-containing protein: MAGPKEQPLPPDVMTRDDAVEILRVFVLDGGLSMAFQRAFEEPDMWGLLLVDLARHAARAYARESEYTEEDALNRILDMFQAEIERPTDTGTTTPRGKGH, translated from the coding sequence ATGGCGGGCCCCAAGGAGCAGCCACTGCCGCCCGACGTCATGACCCGCGACGACGCGGTCGAGATCCTGCGCGTGTTCGTGCTGGACGGCGGGCTGTCGATGGCGTTCCAGCGCGCCTTCGAGGAACCCGACATGTGGGGCCTGCTGCTCGTCGATCTCGCCCGCCACGCCGCGCGCGCCTATGCGCGCGAGAGCGAATATACCGAGGAGGATGCGCTGAACCGGATCCTCGACATGTTCCAGGCCGAGATCGAGCGTCCCACGGACACCGGCACCACGACGCCGCGCGGGAAGGGACACTGA
- a CDS encoding nucleoside deaminase — protein MAIEAHHYDFMLEAIREAEASIAQGGLPIGAVLTRGNEIIARGHNNRVQENNVILHGEMSCLREAGAITFHDTVMYTTLSPCSMCAGALALFKVKLVVIGESVTFPGSKDILDKFGIPWIDLADDRSITMMKNWRSIPANERLWQGDIGN, from the coding sequence GTGGCGATCGAAGCCCATCATTACGATTTCATGCTCGAGGCGATCCGCGAGGCCGAGGCTTCGATCGCGCAGGGCGGCCTGCCGATCGGCGCCGTGCTGACGCGCGGCAATGAGATCATCGCCCGCGGCCACAACAACCGCGTGCAGGAGAACAACGTCATCCTGCACGGCGAGATGAGCTGCCTGCGCGAGGCCGGCGCGATCACGTTCCACGACACCGTCATGTACACCACGCTGTCCCCTTGCTCGATGTGCGCCGGCGCGCTCGCGCTGTTCAAGGTCAAGCTGGTGGTGATCGGGGAGTCCGTCACTTTCCCGGGCTCCAAGGACATCCTCGACAAGTTCGGCATCCCCTGGATCGATCTTGCCGACGACCGTTCCATCACCATGATGAAAAATTGGCGTTCCATCCCTGCCAATGAGCGCCTCTGGCAGGGCGACATCGGCAACTAA
- a CDS encoding pyruvate dehydrogenase complex dihydrolipoamide acetyltransferase, which produces MPINILMPALSPTMEKGNLAKWLKKEGDKVKSGDVIAEIETDKATMEVEAIDEGTIAKILVPEGTQDVPVNDVIAVLAGEGEDVKAAGSAKPSASAAPPKAAEAPAAAPAPAPAAPKAAPPPAAAPAPQAAAPAAQSNGHGGRVFSSPLARRLAKDAGIDVAMVTGTGPHGRVVARDVEQAKSGKGLKAPAAAPSGAPSIAPTMSDKQILSLFEPGSYEVVPHDGMRRTIAQRLTASIQNVPHFYLTIDCDIGKLLAAREEINAAAPKDKEKKPLYKISVNDFVIKAMAVALQKIPNCNVSWTESGMVKHHHSDVGVAVAMPGGLITPIIRKAETKTLSTISNEMKDFAARARSRKLKPEEYQGGTTAVSNLGMFGIKDFTAVINPPHATILAVGTSEERPVVRGGKIEIATIMSVTLSCDHRAIDGALGAELIGAFKQLIENPVMMMV; this is translated from the coding sequence ATGCCCATCAACATCCTGATGCCCGCTCTCTCACCGACGATGGAGAAGGGCAACCTCGCCAAGTGGCTGAAGAAGGAAGGCGACAAGGTCAAATCCGGCGACGTCATCGCCGAGATCGAGACCGACAAGGCGACCATGGAGGTCGAGGCCATCGACGAGGGCACGATCGCCAAGATCCTGGTGCCCGAGGGGACACAGGACGTCCCGGTCAACGACGTGATCGCGGTGCTCGCCGGCGAGGGCGAGGACGTGAAGGCCGCGGGTAGCGCCAAGCCCAGCGCCTCGGCCGCGCCTCCGAAGGCTGCTGAAGCTCCTGCCGCTGCTCCGGCGCCCGCACCTGCTGCGCCCAAGGCCGCTCCGCCGCCTGCTGCCGCACCTGCGCCGCAGGCGGCAGCGCCGGCTGCGCAGAGCAACGGCCATGGCGGTCGCGTGTTCTCGTCGCCGCTGGCGCGCCGTCTCGCCAAGGATGCCGGCATCGACGTGGCGATGGTGACGGGCACCGGTCCGCATGGCCGCGTGGTCGCGCGCGACGTCGAGCAGGCCAAGTCCGGCAAGGGCCTCAAGGCGCCCGCCGCGGCGCCGTCAGGCGCGCCCTCGATCGCGCCGACCATGTCGGACAAGCAGATCCTGTCGCTGTTCGAGCCCGGCTCCTACGAGGTCGTCCCGCACGACGGCATGCGCCGCACGATTGCGCAGCGCCTGACCGCGTCGATCCAGAACGTCCCGCACTTCTACCTCACCATCGACTGCGATATCGGCAAGCTGCTCGCCGCGCGCGAGGAGATCAATGCGGCTGCTCCCAAGGACAAGGAGAAGAAGCCGCTCTACAAGATCTCGGTCAACGATTTCGTCATCAAGGCGATGGCGGTCGCACTGCAGAAGATCCCGAACTGCAACGTGAGCTGGACCGAGAGCGGCATGGTCAAGCACCACCATTCCGACGTCGGCGTTGCCGTGGCGATGCCCGGCGGCCTGATCACGCCGATCATCCGGAAAGCGGAGACCAAGACGCTCTCGACCATCTCCAACGAGATGAAGGATTTTGCCGCGCGCGCCCGCTCGCGCAAGCTGAAGCCGGAAGAGTATCAGGGCGGCACCACCGCGGTGTCCAACCTCGGCATGTTCGGCATCAAGGACTTCACCGCCGTGATCAACCCGCCGCATGCGACGATCCTCGCGGTCGGCACCTCGGAGGAGCGTCCGGTGGTGCGCGGCGGCAAGATCGAGATCGCAACGATCATGAGCGTGACCTTGTCCTGCGATCACCGCGCCATCGACGGCGCGCTCGGCGCCGAGTTGATCGGCGCCTTCAAGCAGCTGATCGAAAACCCCGTCATGATGATGGTCTGA